The DNA sequence GGTAGGGTTATATTTCTTGtcaaattcctaaaaataaataaataaataaaagggagagaagaaaggtgaTTAGGATAGCTGGAAGACGAGAAGTCAGAATAGGAATCTGATTTAGTAATCACCCCCGCTTCCCCACCCTAAGGCCATGGCCTCAACTCCCCAAACCTCAGGAGCTCAGGTTAAGGCTGTCTAGGACACTCTTTCCTTCATTAATAATGGAACACCGCAAACTCCATTATTCCTCTCTAGCACTTTATACTCTGAtcatctctcctcctcctcctagccACCCTACTCCATGGTCCACCCTGTGATTCTTTACCAAAGGAATAAGGAAGCCCAGGGCATAAGAGACCACTCCAGTGTCTCAAAGTATGAAGAAAGCAGGGAGGAGCAAGCCTCCCTGACTTGCCACCTGCTGCCTCCACATTACTAAACCAACATTTCCAAATGCCAAGAACCAAGACACCAGAGCCAAACATCAGAAGTACCAGGAAGCAGTTCTTTGTAAGTCAACATTAAAGGCActcctgtgtgccaggtactgtgtgGGCTTTAAGTAGCAGAACAAGGACATCAACCATGAGATCAAGGCAATTCCCTTACTTCTCTTACCGGCACACGTTCAGCTCAAAGCAACCTAGGAAATCCTTCTGACCTAATCAGACAGACAGTTCCCTGTCACTCCATAGATCCAGGAGGAAACAGACGGCTCAGCAGATGCACCCTGCCATCCAACAGACCTCTACCATGGACCCAGCAAAGCTGCCAACCCTGGGATTGCCCCCTTAGGTGCTCAGCATAAAACCTCTTTGCCAgggcgcctagctggctcagtgggttaaagcctctgccttcagctcaggtcatggtcccggggtcctgggattgagccccacatcaggctctctgctccaccagcagcctgcttcctcctctctctctgcctgactctctgcctacttgtgatctctgtcaaataaataaaataaaaatatttttaaaaaattaaaaaacaaaaaacaaaaaaacctctttgCCTCCTCACTGTCCCTTACACCAAGGGACTCCAAGAGGTATTAGTGAACAGTAGAAAGGGGATGGCTCATCAAATCCAGCCCTAATGCTGCCTCTCAAGACACTGTAACACAGGAGAACCATAGCCACTTCTCTGGGTCTCATTTTCcctatcagaaaaacaaaaaagctagaCCAGACTTAACCTAAGGATTCTCTTGACTCAGAGTCCATGATTCTGGATCCTCTCCCTGTACAGGACACCTAAGGCTAtcactcagcaaggagccagcACCCCCAGCTGGCTCCTCACCCACTGGGGCTCCTTATACGGAGAGTCTCTCAGTACTCCAGAGTTTCCTCTTTTCATTCCACCCCACCTAAGTAGGAAAGCAGAAGTCTATAAAACTTCAGGATGCCCTACCACACCTCTATGAACCAGAACAAACCTACACTTAGGCATCCCTTTTGGGATACTACAGCTGAAAACATCAAAGACTAGGATTATGCCACTAGCAGACATGGATTCTGCCTGGGAATCAGAGGCCCCTGGGTATCACTTCTCACTTCTAGCTCAGCTGCTTCCTGTGTTAGGTAACCAGATTTAATTCACCCATTCACTCAGGAATTTTTCAGGGACTAAACCTATTACCCCAATATTGCTCATCTATTTTTGGCAAATTACATATTCAAGCCCACCCATTCTTAAGAaggtggggaaaaggagaggataCAGTACCTGAGtccctttcccccccccccaaagattttatttatttgacagacagcaatgacaagtaggcagagaggcaggcagagagaggaggaagcaggctccccactgagcacacagcctgacagggaccaggaccctgggatcatgacctgagccgaaggcagagacttaacccactgagcgcccaggtgcccctagtcctttttaagagggggtaaaaaaaagaagaaacttcctATAGGATAGAGATTATTACAGGGATATCCCATTTAAATAATGCAGTTCCTTGAAAAACTTGTGTATGATCTTGTATTATCTGTTCAATTATCCTCGATTTACATTTTGAATAGTTCTGATTTCAACCAGTTACATTTGATCCTAAGCTTCTCTCCCCAATGCCCTGTAGTCATAAAATTatctgtaaacacacacacacagacacacacataagcaCACCTCAGCAGAGCtcctataaagaactcttaaggtggggcacctgtgtggctcagtgggttaaagtctctgccttcagctcaggtcataatcccagggtccttggatagagtcccacatcgggctctctgctcagcagggagagcctgcttcctcttctctccctctgcctgcctctctgcctacttgtaatctctggcaaataaataaataaaatcttaaaaaaaaaaattaaaaacaaaaacaaaaaatctcctaaggtagggacgcctgggtggctcaggcattaagtgtttgcctttggctcaggtcagatcccagggtcctgtgatcgagccccacattgggctccctgctcggcaggaggcctgcttctccctctcccactccccctgcttgtgttccctctctcggtgtctatgtctgtctgtctgtctctgtgtcaaataaataaataaataaaatctttggaaaaaaaaaagaaaaaaaataactcctAAGGTGAATGCTTTGGCAAGAATCCCTCTCTAATTTGTCTGCTTTGTAagcttctgggttttgtttgcaTGGGATATACCTGCTTTCCTAAGTCCCCAGTTCAGATCCCCTTGGGGAACAGCTTAGACGTCCACCCCTAGCCCTAGCCAATAGCCACATCTCTCTTGGCGCACCTTCTTGATATAGGCAGCAATGTCCTTCTCTATGTTGTACTTCTCCATAGCCTGCGTGGCGCAGTCAACGGCATCCTGTTGCATGTCCTCAGACATGTCTGCGTTCTTGATCACTGCCTTCCGGTCAGACATCGTGACACTGCAGAAGAAGCAGAGAGGTGAAGCTGATAACCCATGCTCTAAGCAATGCACATTAGCAGCTGAGTACGGAGCCTCAGTGGGAGAACAGAGTACAGAAGACAACAGAAAACACAGACATGAGGCATTGTAAGAAGAGGGAGGTCCTAAGCTTTTAGGAAAGACCTGGTCCCCAAACCTGGGAAATACAAGGTGGATAGAAAAAGAACTAAGAAGCCATTGATTTTtagcatttataaaataaggcTTTTTCCATCTATTTCTGGTATCTTAAATAGTATCAACTGCCAAGATATTACAATATATCACCTACTagctgtgtccttgggcaagttacttaacctttgtGCTTTCATACCATCATCTTGAAATGGAGCCCTTCAGGGTTACTGAGGGCAAACCAGGTGGCATTAACACCTGAACACACTAAGTCCTTGATTTAATGACCATTACTGCATCATTGGTAACACAGTGGAAAGAAGATGAACTGGGAATCAGTAGGCCTGACTTCTGGTCCTGACAATGAACTCCTGTATCTTGTAGTCTTGGAAAGCCACTCACCCTTACTGCATTCGATATTTCCACTTTAGCAATGAGGCTAACTCTCCTTGTTACAAGGATTAATTAAGGTTATATGAAAGCATCTGCGAACAAGAACAGTCTACACTGGGGTCTGTGGGCCAGATTCAGCCCACCacctgtttctgtaaataaagttttatagaaCAGGCAAatatggcagagttgagtagttccAAGACAATGCATGGCCTGTAAAGCTTAGTATCTTCTATCTGGCCTTCCACAGAAAAAGGTTGTCAATGCCTGGCAGTGAGAGAGATAACAAAAGGTGAGGAATTGTTATTTTAACAGCCCCATTTAATATGCCTGCTATCTAACCCTTGGCATTCATCCTATAGCGACCAGAATTTTGGGGTAGACCTTGCATGGTCCGTTCCTGGGATGACAGAAATCCCCAGAAGGCTGGTCAGAACCTGACTGGCAGTCTATAGCAGGCGAGTGCTTTGCAAGAACCGAGGAGATGAGCTGCAAAACCCAATCCTCTGTCCTTGACCACAGTCCCATCACAAtgattcccccaacccccacccccaaaagaggACTCTGTCACCCGGCCCAGCAGACAAAAGATGTCGTCATTCCAGCCCTGTCTGATATTAAGGCTACACAGGAGGCCTGCCTGCTCAAGGAGAGATCCCTGGTACTGTTCGAGGCCACCTTGATCTCTGCGCCCACAACAGCCTGTGTGCTGGGTGGACTAAAAGGGAAAGCAGAACTCACGATTACTCCTTTAGCCTGTACCCGATGCAAAGAAAGCATATATGCCAGCTGCCAACCACACAGCCCTTGACCGCACCCAAGGCACCTCAAACTAAGCAGGGCTGGCTCTATTTCAGCAGAGACTGGCAGAGGAAAGTTAGTGGACCAGAAAAATCCGACCCCACACCCTAAGAAGTACCTGAGCATCACCAGGTGCTGAGGAAAAGGTTAGGAGAACCTTGTTCAATGCCTGACTagctacatgaccttgggcaaagcaATACCTTCATTCTAAAAACCCATGGTTGAAAGAAGATAAATGGGGCAACTTCAATGAGTTTGAGCAGATATACAACTACAGAGAAAGAATGTTCTGAGTATTATAAGACTATTTGAAGAAAACTAGTGTCACCTGATGGCCTATTCCAGGTTACCACTCAGAAGGGGGCACTGTTTACAAAcgcaagggtgggggtggggcctggtAAGACACTGTGAAGTTAAAGCGTGAAATTGGCACTGGTTTTCCCAGCAACCTCACCTGCTCCACGGCCTCATCCCCAAAGTCCAAAGGAACAACTCTGTCACAGTAATTAAAAGCCACTTTACTCTCTAGTAGGAGAGCGCCTGCGGTTACATAACGTTGGTCTTGTGACTACAATGCTACGATTCTTCACCCTGGGGCCCCCAGGCGTATGAGGGGTGAGGCCTAGCCCCAACCTGCCGTGTGCAAGGTGCCAGTGAGAAAAGGACACGGAGGTGCCCGGCATACGCACCTCCCTCCTGGGAAAACAAGCAAGGGACCTGGGCCTCCGTTCAGAAAGATGACCAGAGGGCCCCAGGCCAGCTGCCTCGGTCGAAAGCCAGGCGCTCCTAGGAAAAGCGAAGAAGGCACTCCAGGACAGCTCCCTATCCGCTATCCCCAGTTTTGTGTCATAAAAGGCCAAGTCTCAGAAAGCCCCGGACCACCCTCCCCTGAGCCCCCTCCCCGATTGCTGACATTTCCCCCCTTGAAATCTCCAAGGGGACTTATCCCTCCACCATGCCCTCCTCCGGAGAGCTGCGGCCCCCGAAGGCCAACACCTGGGGCATGAGAAAGCATCCTCCCCGCCACCTCCGCCCCGGCCGGTCAGCCGCCCTCCCCCGCCCGGCCTGGAGCAGCGCCGGAGTGACTGGGCGTCCTCGCCGCAGGAAGGACGCCCCGGAgtgtggcggcggcggcaggaGGCGCCGCGTCACACCCGAGccctctccaccccctctccctcggccccaaACACCAGAGGCCTCCACGCAGCGCCGGGAGACTcccgggaggggaggggacgggAAGGAGGCGGGGAGCCGCACCTCCGCAGCCCCGGGCCTCCGGCCGCGCCCGAGGGTCGCGAGGGCACGGGGTGGCGCAGCTCCGGGAAAGAGGGGCCCCGAGGGCGTCACGCCGAGGCCAGCTCGGCTCCGGGCCTCGGGGCTGGGCCTCGGGGCTGGGCCTCGCGCGTGGGGCTGCACGCGACCGCCGCGGGCCGCCGCCCCGGGGACTCCCCCAGCCACCGCTCACCTTCACGGAGGCTAGTCCGCGCGGGGCCTCGGGGGAGCAGCGATGGCCTCGGCGCGGGCAGGGGCGGTGTCCCCTCGGctcctccagcagcagcagcagcagccgccgccgc is a window from the Neovison vison isolate M4711 chromosome 5, ASM_NN_V1, whole genome shotgun sequence genome containing:
- the DYNLL2 gene encoding dynein light chain 2, cytoplasmic; this translates as MSDRKAVIKNADMSEDMQQDAVDCATQAMEKYNIEKDIAAYIKKEFDKKYNPTWHCIVGRNFGSYVTHETKHFIYFYLGQVAILLFKSG